The Nicotiana tabacum cultivar K326 chromosome 14, ASM71507v2, whole genome shotgun sequence genome contains a region encoding:
- the LOC107764576 gene encoding protein THYLAKOID ASSEMBLY 8-like, chloroplastic, whose amino-acid sequence MSIRTISRLKIPSLFLLKHLSAVSPLPKISSNLASSSCSTSWVPQFSRSFLGVVRFYHDGRPRGPLWRGKKLIGKEAIFVILGLKRFKDDEEKLDKFVKIHVLRLLKMDLISVLNELERQEEVSLAVKVFWVIQKQDWYQPDVYLYKDLIIALARRRKMDDAMKLWESMRKEDLFPDCQTFTEVIRGFLRDGSPADAMNIFEDMKKSPYPPEELPFRILLKGLLPHPLLRNRVKQDFEEIFPDRHIYDPPEEIFGLR is encoded by the exons ATGTCAATTAGAACCATTTCAAGACTAAAAATCCCATCTTTATTTCTCCTTAAACACCTTTCAGCTGTTTCTCCATTACCAAAAATCTCTTCAAACTTAGCCTCTTCTTCTTGTTCCACATCATGGGTCCCACAGTTTTCTAGAAGTTTCTTAGGGGTTGTGAGGTTTTACCATGATGGAAGACCAAGAGGACCACTTTGGAGGGGTAAAAAGTTAATAGGAAAAGAAGCAATATTTGTGATACTTGGGTTAAAAAGATTCAAAGATGATGAAGAGAAGCTTGATAAGTTTGTTAAAATACATGTACTTAGGCTATTGAAAATGGACTTGATTTCTGTCCTTAATGAACTTGAAAGACAAGAAGAGGTCTCTCTTGCTGTTAAG GTGTTTTGGGTTATTCAGAAACAGGACTGGTACCAACCCGATGTTTATCTTTACAAGGACCTGATCATAGCATTGGCTAGACGGAGAAAGATGGATGATGCAATGAAGTTATGGGAGAGCATGAGAAAGGAAGATCTATTTCCCGATTGTCAGACATTCACAGAAGTTATTCGGGGTTTCTTGAGAGACGGATCTCCTGCAGATGCTATGAACATTTTCGAGGATATGAAAAAGTCTCCGTATCCGCCTGAGGAGCTGCCTTTCAGGATTTTATTGAAGGGACTTTTGCCACATCCCCTATTACGGAACAGAGTTAAGCAAGACTTTGAGGAGATTTTTCCTGATCGGCATATATATGATCCTCCGGAAGAGATTTTTGGATTACGTTGA
- the LOC107764577 gene encoding 3'-5' exonuclease-like isoform X2, whose translation METPISSESNDWDRPFTEEELQEIEVAFQSATKRLQNSEDSSSAGDGDEYRRKSRRRLPESLFVFNFQNEATNSMSSLSSCTRSRSQCSYSFRSSTQAKIVMQYPEISFKGHVIYSRTTKEVEKSAVELLNFVEEKKRKEGHVALGFDIEWKPSFRKGVAPGKAAVMQICGDMSSCYVLHIIHSGIPQTLQSLLEDPTILKVGVCIAHDAYKVSLDHNVSVKTLEDLSELANKKFDEEPKKWSLASLTEKLLAKQLPKPSKIRLGNWEANELSKEKLQYAATDAFVSWYLYQALKSLPEIVDNKT comes from the exons atggaAACCCCAATTTCTAGCGAATCAAACGATTGGGATCGACCTTTTACAGAAGAAGAACTCCAGGAAATCGAAGTTGCATTTCAATCAGCTACTAAAAGGCTTCAGAATTCCGAAGACTCATCTTCCGCCGGCGATGGCGACGAATATCGCCGGAAAAGTCGCCGGAGATTGCCGGAATCGCTTTTTGTTTTTAACTTCCAAAATGAAGCTACTAATTCAATGTCGTCTTTGTCTTCTTGCACTAGAAGTCGGTCTCAGTGTAGTTATTCCTTTCGTTCTTCTACTCAAG CTAAGATAGTGATGCAATACCCGGAAATATCATTTAAAGGACATGTTATATATAGCAGAACTACTAAAGAAGTGGAGAAATCTGCAGTAGAGCTTTTAAATTTTGTCGAggaaaagaagaggaaagaagGGCATGTTGCTCTTGGATTTGACATTGAGTGGAAGCCCAGTTTTAGAAAAG GTGTGGCACCTGGGAAGGCTGCTGTTATGCAGATATGTGGCGACATGAGTAGTTGTTACGTTCTGCATATTATTCACTCCGGAATCCCTCAAACTCTGCAATCTCTTCTTGAGGACCCAACAATTCTGAAG GTGGGTGTGTGCATTGCACATGATGCTTACAAAGTTTCCCTAGATCACAATGTATCTGTAAAGACTTTGGAAGATCTTTCTGAACTCGCCAACAAAAAGTTTGATGAAGAGCCCAAGAAATGGAGTCTAGCATCACTAACTGAGAAGCTTCTTGCCAAGCAG CTCCCCAAGCCAAGTAAGATCAGGCTGGGAAATTGGGAGGCAAATGAGTTATCTAAGGAAAAACTACAATATGCTGCTACGGATGCCTTTGTTTCCTGGTACTTGTATCAG GCACTGAAGAGCCTTCCGGAGATTGTTGATAATAAAACGTGA
- the LOC107764577 gene encoding 3'-5' exonuclease-like isoform X1 — METPISSESNDWDRPFTEEELQEIEVAFQSATKRLQNSEDSSSAGDGDEYRRKSRRRLPESLFVFNFQNEATNSMSSLSSCTRSRSQCSYSFRSSTQAAKIVMQYPEISFKGHVIYSRTTKEVEKSAVELLNFVEEKKRKEGHVALGFDIEWKPSFRKGVAPGKAAVMQICGDMSSCYVLHIIHSGIPQTLQSLLEDPTILKVGVCIAHDAYKVSLDHNVSVKTLEDLSELANKKFDEEPKKWSLASLTEKLLAKQLPKPSKIRLGNWEANELSKEKLQYAATDAFVSWYLYQALKSLPEIVDNKT; from the exons atggaAACCCCAATTTCTAGCGAATCAAACGATTGGGATCGACCTTTTACAGAAGAAGAACTCCAGGAAATCGAAGTTGCATTTCAATCAGCTACTAAAAGGCTTCAGAATTCCGAAGACTCATCTTCCGCCGGCGATGGCGACGAATATCGCCGGAAAAGTCGCCGGAGATTGCCGGAATCGCTTTTTGTTTTTAACTTCCAAAATGAAGCTACTAATTCAATGTCGTCTTTGTCTTCTTGCACTAGAAGTCGGTCTCAGTGTAGTTATTCCTTTCGTTCTTCTACTCAAG CAGCTAAGATAGTGATGCAATACCCGGAAATATCATTTAAAGGACATGTTATATATAGCAGAACTACTAAAGAAGTGGAGAAATCTGCAGTAGAGCTTTTAAATTTTGTCGAggaaaagaagaggaaagaagGGCATGTTGCTCTTGGATTTGACATTGAGTGGAAGCCCAGTTTTAGAAAAG GTGTGGCACCTGGGAAGGCTGCTGTTATGCAGATATGTGGCGACATGAGTAGTTGTTACGTTCTGCATATTATTCACTCCGGAATCCCTCAAACTCTGCAATCTCTTCTTGAGGACCCAACAATTCTGAAG GTGGGTGTGTGCATTGCACATGATGCTTACAAAGTTTCCCTAGATCACAATGTATCTGTAAAGACTTTGGAAGATCTTTCTGAACTCGCCAACAAAAAGTTTGATGAAGAGCCCAAGAAATGGAGTCTAGCATCACTAACTGAGAAGCTTCTTGCCAAGCAG CTCCCCAAGCCAAGTAAGATCAGGCTGGGAAATTGGGAGGCAAATGAGTTATCTAAGGAAAAACTACAATATGCTGCTACGGATGCCTTTGTTTCCTGGTACTTGTATCAG GCACTGAAGAGCCTTCCGGAGATTGTTGATAATAAAACGTGA